One part of the Epinephelus fuscoguttatus linkage group LG12, E.fuscoguttatus.final_Chr_v1 genome encodes these proteins:
- the skp1 gene encoding S-phase kinase-associated protein 1 — MPTIKLQSSDGEIFEVDVEIAKQSVTIKTMLEDLGMDDEGDDDPVPLPNVNAAILKKVIQWCTHHKDDPPPPEDDENKEKRTDDIPVWDQEFLKVDQGTLFELILAANYLDIKGLLDVTCKTVANMIKGKTPEEIRKTFNIKNDFTEEEEAQVRKENQWCEEK, encoded by the exons ATGCCcacaataaaattacagagctccgATGGGGAAATCTTCGAGGTGGATGTGGAGATAGCCAAACAGTCTGTCACCATCAAGACCATGTTAGAAG ATTTGGGAATGGATGATGAAGGAGATGATGACCCAGTTCCTCTCCCTAATGTAAACGCTGCCATCCTCAAGAAg GTGATTCAGTGGTGTACCCATCACAAAGAtgaccctcctcctcctgaggaCGATGAGAACAAAGAGAAGAGGACAGATGACATTCCTGTATGGGACCAGGAGTTCCTCAAAGTGGACCAAGGCACCTTGTTTGAACTCATTCTG GCCGCCAACTATTTGGACATCAAAGGCCTGTTAGATGTCACCTGCAAGACGGTGGCCAACATGATTAAAGGCAAAACCCCGGAGGAGATCAGGAAGACTTTCAACATCAAAAATGATttcacagaggaagaggaagccCAG GTACGCAAAGAGAACCAGTGGTGTGAAGAGAAGTAA